A single region of the Pseudalkalibacillus berkeleyi genome encodes:
- a CDS encoding cytochrome ubiquinol oxidase subunit I, translated as MDDLLIARSLFGTTMGVHIIYATLGVGIPLMILIAEIMYQKTKDRDYAIMANRWTKGFAVLLGVAIPTGTIAGVQLSLLWPGFMEVVGRVIALPFQIEIYAFFLEALFMSIYVYAADRLTPTMRILSVFLVFVGAAASGILITNVHAFEGTPAGFRIENGQFVDIDPWAAFFNPSFFVTGGHVAVSAFMTGAFVIASIAAFKMWKERKQNRTYKYHQKALMLGLVIGGIFSLLTAINGHESAQLLHKYQPEKLAAAEGLFETQRYAPLAVGGFTDRETQEVKWGIEIPWALSFLAGDRFDTEVKGLNDYPEELWPPLFVHTLFNAMVGIGTMLIFLSIVGFTYRHIFKKDRFPKWLMTLFISAGPLAMLAIEFGWIFACTGRQPWVIYRILKTEDVVTTATNLGTLFILFIIIYIILMVATVLVLRYYFRRHPIEQELARIKE; from the coding sequence ATGGACGATTTATTAATTGCAAGGTCTTTATTCGGCACCACGATGGGTGTACATATCATTTATGCGACACTGGGTGTTGGCATCCCACTTATGATCTTGATTGCAGAAATTATGTATCAGAAAACTAAGGATAGAGATTATGCTATCATGGCAAATCGATGGACAAAGGGGTTTGCAGTTCTGCTTGGCGTTGCTATACCAACAGGTACGATAGCGGGAGTTCAGCTATCCCTATTATGGCCAGGCTTTATGGAGGTAGTAGGACGAGTCATCGCACTACCTTTTCAAATTGAAATCTATGCTTTTTTCCTTGAAGCTCTCTTTATGTCTATTTATGTGTATGCTGCAGACCGTTTGACACCAACCATGAGAATATTAAGTGTCTTCCTCGTATTTGTTGGTGCAGCTGCATCGGGAATACTAATTACCAATGTCCATGCCTTTGAAGGAACACCCGCCGGATTCAGAATTGAGAATGGACAATTTGTAGATATTGATCCTTGGGCTGCATTTTTTAATCCAAGCTTTTTTGTGACAGGTGGCCACGTAGCTGTATCTGCATTTATGACAGGTGCTTTCGTAATTGCGTCCATCGCTGCCTTCAAAATGTGGAAAGAACGAAAACAAAATCGAACTTATAAGTATCATCAAAAAGCTTTAATGCTTGGACTTGTTATCGGCGGAATATTCTCTTTGTTAACAGCAATTAACGGTCATGAAAGCGCACAACTTCTTCATAAGTATCAACCAGAAAAGCTTGCGGCAGCAGAAGGGTTGTTCGAAACACAGCGATATGCGCCACTTGCAGTTGGTGGCTTTACAGATAGAGAAACACAAGAAGTTAAATGGGGTATAGAAATTCCTTGGGCACTTAGCTTTCTTGCAGGAGATCGATTTGATACAGAAGTGAAAGGTTTAAACGACTATCCAGAAGAATTATGGCCCCCTTTATTTGTACATACATTATTCAATGCAATGGTGGGCATAGGTACGATGTTGATCTTCCTTTCAATTGTTGGATTCACCTACCGTCATATTTTCAAGAAAGACAGGTTTCCAAAGTGGCTAATGACACTATTCATATCTGCGGGTCCACTTGCCATGCTAGCTATAGAGTTTGGATGGATTTTCGCATGTACTGGGAGACAGCCTTGGGTCATTTATAGAATTCTCAAAACGGAAGATGTCGTAACGACCGCTACCAATCTAGGTACTTTATTCATTTTATTTATCATCATCTATATTATCCTGATGGTTGCTACAGTACTTGTATTAAGATACTACTTCAGGCGCCATCCAATAGAACAAGAACTCGCACGTATTAAAGAATAG